The following nucleotide sequence is from Anopheles stephensi strain Indian chromosome 3, UCI_ANSTEP_V1.0, whole genome shotgun sequence.
ctCTATTGGATAATCATTCTTTTCATCTCCTTTAAAAAAgttgtttcttttctgttccttGATTTTCTTCCATGCATGAACTTCATCTAAATACTCCTCCTAGAagagtgaacaaaaaaaaatctcccagCATGATGTTCCTTCCCACAAGATCTCTTTCCGAGTCACCGAAATCTACCTTGCCACGTTCACGTTCATTTCATATGCTCAAAAGTATGCCCGACACCCATGCGTCAATTACGAAACATCCGGTCTTAATAGTGAGATTGCCCGACGTAACAAGCCTTCAGCCTAATCTCACGCGCGCCGCTCAGCGTTTCCTGTCGATGGCTGCTCAATGCCAAACGAAATTGAAGGAAGCTgtattaaatataaatttaggTCAAACGACGACGTGTCGCTCCGAGTGTGGCCGCCGATGGTGAGACGAGCGAGTGTTCGGTGAGCTGGCCCTTCTCACAAGACAGCAGCAATTGCACTTTTCTGCACAACGCTCAAAAGCCCCTAACGCTATTGtaagcagtgtgtgtgtgtgtgcattgttggagtttttaaatttataaactCTCAGCACAcccaagcacacacacgcttccaGTGGAGGGTGTATGCTTTCTGAGGCATGAATTGAACGTGCGAACAACACAGGTTCCCAATGTCGTTTGGGAACCTGTCACGCCCTTAAGGCGCCCTCCGAACCGACTCAATAATGCACCAACCACACAACTTGATCCCGCCATTGTGTGCACAATGTTTCCCCCAAATgcccgatgtgtgtgtgtgtggcactcGTAAGCCCTTCGAAAGCCAAGGATTCGTACTAATACAGTTCGCTTGTGTGTTGCGTTTTTCTTCCCACCCCATTATAGCGTGGCAGCCGTCACTACAGCCACCGACATAATCAGCGGTCCCAGTCGTTGAACCGAGGCCAAGCTCTTTCACGAGCCGATGTCAGTGGGATGTGGTGACAGCAAGGAACCTCAGGTAACGATCAGATccgcaaaaaaacaacggacCATTTCCAAAAATGACCCTGTGCTGCAGATGCGAAGGCGAGAACGGCAACTTCAACATTCCCAACGGGCCACTGCGTCTTCGTAATCCTGCACAGCTACTAATTTCAAAACCCAACTCCCAGCTTACCGGAGGACAGCCGCCTGTCGCTTGGTGAACTGTGTATTCATTGTCTTCCTCTTGCTTTTTTTACTGCTCCCTTCCATCTCGTGCAGGAGGACAGGCTGGGTGCCCAAGTTGCGCTATGGGTAATAAACTAAGCTGCTCGTGTGCTCCGCTTATGCGGAAGGCATATCGTTATGAAGATTCTCCTTGGCAAGCATCCCGTAGGCGGGACGGCCATCTCCTGAGGTACGACGCTCGCATGTATTGGCGCAGTTCGATGGTTCCGGTTCGGTGTTGGCAAGATTAGGAACTCTGGGTGgggagaaggagagagaaaaattggACCACTCTTGCCCACACCAACCTGACCTGACTGCCCTCCAGTGAATGAAGCTGAAGATACGATATTTACGTTAATCTCACTGCTCTTGGGTCTGATTTTTCGCCGTCCGTTCGACCACTCGTTTTGCAGGTTGTGGGCGGAAGTGTTCCACGTTTCGGCTAGCGGTGCCGGCACAGTCAAATGGCAGCAGGTGTCGGAGGATTTGGTACCGGTGAACATCACCTGCATTCAGGACTCGCCCGAATGCGTATTCCACATCACCGCTTACAACAGCCAGGTGGATAAGATCCTTGACGTGCGACTAGTGCAACCGGGTAAGTGAACCGCGATGCGCCTGTGTTTTACGGATAACAGATGACgatttttcactctttttgtgttttaggGACTCGCATCGGACAGGCCTCAGAATGTTTCATCTACTGGAAGGACCCGATGACGAACGATACCTGGGGCCTGAACTTTACATCCCCGATCGATGCCAAACAGTTCCGTGAATGTTGTGTAAGTATAGCTAACGAACTTTCATCTAGTgcgctactactacttctgctgctactactactactatttcTACTGtaactactactgctactactctACCGCTACTCTCTACTACCGCTTCAAATGGTCTGTGTTGCTATGTGTCAAAATGAGTGTGCGAGAGTGAAAGGTCTCACGAAACTCTCTGCTCGCACTGTCCTGTTTGATCGTGAACCtctgtgtctgtatgtgtgtgtgtgcgtatataTCCTAGATGTTTACACAGTGAAAGTCACGATCGCTAGATCGTCAAGGCTTTGCAcctcacacatacactcttTGTCTTGTAAACACACTCGGTAACAAGACGAGAACCgtcaactactactacttttaCTGGCTGTATCTATCTTCACACGTTTTCCCGTCTACTCTATCTCTACCAACTACAACTGTCCTATCTCTAAACTATGCTGCTAATAAAATGTTGCACTATTATTTGTGAGTTAATGAGCATCCACCCGAGTACGCTAACCGAAACACACGTCCAATCTAAACTCCATCTCGTACCCTACGTGTCACTCGTTCGAATCCAATCCAAGACCGATGAACCGTACCGGCACGGTTAGGCGCCGGTTCGCCTGTGAGCCTTTTTGCACTGGGCTGCGTTCGCAACCAACTTCGGGCAGGCCACGGTTTACTTacctcactcactcactcactcaccctCATCATCCCTCAAATCCTCATTGCCTCACGATTTCCTCGCACCGAATGAAAACACCATCCACCATCACACCACTTCTCTAACACCAGTGTCCAAGTCCGTTGCGCCATTCTCCCCGCCATAGCCATTCATCACCCTAATAATAGTGCGACGTTTTACAGTCGCCttctttcaaattttcacGAAAGGCCTCCTCAAGCTATTCACTAAAACTTGATCCACCTGGGAAGGGCAAGGTTAAGACGAAGAGGAAACCGCTCAGCACACCGGCGAGTCCATCGCGCGCCCGGGAACCGCAGTGCACCTGCATGACCGCCGAACAGTACGCCAGAATTCGGGCCCAGGATCCACGGTACCGAGGTAAGCGGCTTTGGTGCGATGATGGAATGATGGCAGCTAACGTGTCTTCAATACTTTCTTTGTAGGATCATCCACCCTTCCGAGGGCTACGAACAGGGCTACCGAGACGGAAACACTTCGAAGTGAAAAGATTGCGACGGCCACCTCCAGCACCTCACTGTACGACAATGTCGGAGCTAACAATACTCAGGGAAATACCATCAATAGTCAAGGTATGAAGACTGATAGTTTCGAGACCAACTAATGATGGAGAGAGGTCCTAAGTTTCGAGTATAACGTGAAGCAATGAAAGATAAAAGCGCGGGCGTAGGAGTTAAAGATTATCTGGACATGGAGCATAACGTTTTGCTTTGTACTTTACTCTAGAAACTGGTCACAGACAGACAAAGTCCCAAGAAACAAGTACAATGACCAACGTTGGTACAGTCACCGGAACAGCCGTTACACAGAATCATGTCGGGTCACAGATTGGGCAGGATGAGTCAGGCTCGGCCATGGGCAACCAGCGTCCTGAAGAGACATCCAAATCGGAGGGAACACAAGCTGGCGGTACCTTGCAGCAGCCGGAACGATCAACCAAAACCACCTCCACCGGTACCGGCACTAGAACGAAGGActtcaatgaagagatggtaacAGATGGTTGACACTCAGCTGTGCTTCACTACTCTAATATATATTTTACTGTCTATTTCTTCAGCCTCGTGATCAACACGATATGCatcacaacatcatcaacaacaacacggcCAGACGAAACAAGTCCAAGAGCACCGAGGATATGAATGTTGGTTAGTGTGAAGGTTCACGGGAACTGGTCCCTCTGTGACTCTACCCACTTCTCGTTGATCTTATTGTAACGCCCTCCGTTTTGCTCCATCTACAGACACATCTACCATGAAGCGCATGCTGAAACCGATGCCAAGTGCCGAAAGTCCCGTGACTTCGCCGGAGATGGGCAGACGCCGTTACAATTACTATAACTCCGCAACCAACACTCCTCATACGCATCAGCACACTATTCACAATGCACATATGTTAAACAATAATGGCACCATTTCACGTAACGCTAGTCAGAGCTCCCGCTTCTCTGGCTCAAGGTGAGTTGCCGATCAGTTGCTTGATAAAGACGCAAATGGTAATCAAACAATCCAATTCCATTGCAGATCGTCGCACGAAATCGGCAGAGGCCATCAGCACGGTGGACGCGGGCTTTATCTGGAGCTGGAGCGTGAACGAAGCTGTGTGGAGGGTTCGCCCCCATCGGATAATGTGATGTTCGACAATCAGTGCTACGCCACTACGCCCAGCTCGAGCAACGGCAACTCGGATCAGGATCAACCACCGTACGGACGGCAGAGTGGACGACACTCGCATCACCATCAGGTAGTGCATCAGCGCTGTGGGGCTCATAGCCGACTCATACTAACATTCATACCCATGCATACAATTCCTCTCTCTTTTAGAACCCTCCGAACGTGACTCCTACACCGGGTTCGCCCACGTCACGGTTGCTGCTGGAGTACGAGATGCATCTGAGGAATACGCTGGCAAAGGGTATGGATGCCGAGTCGTACAGTTTGCATACGTTCGAGGCACTACTGTCACAGAGTATGGAAAACTTGGAGCTAGCGGAAAGCTTGCCGGGTTCGAATCAGCGTAGTCCGTATCCGATACGAAGAAGTAAGTATTTGGTGAAAATTTCAGCTTTTCCAGATATGCCAAAAGATTCGAAGCAT
It contains:
- the LOC118514414 gene encoding uncharacterized protein LOC118514414 — its product is MGAKGSVEAAKMNADGWGHFERGSRHYSHRHNQRSQSLNRGQALSRADVSGMW